The Sebastes fasciatus isolate fSebFas1 chromosome 4, fSebFas1.pri, whole genome shotgun sequence genome window below encodes:
- the LOC141767101 gene encoding E3 ubiquitin-protein ligase TRIM39-like, with protein sequence MSAASCLLTEDQFLCSICLDVFTDPVTTPCGHNFCKTCITKHRDINVLCQCPNCKKVFSTRPELQVNTFISEMAAQFRQSAQQKASSSSSSEQQAAKPGEVPCDVCTGTKLKALKSCLVCLVSYCETHLEPHLTRSALKRHQLIDPVENLEGRMCTKHDKLLELFCKTDQMCVCMLCTVLDHKTHDFVPLKEGYEGKKAELGKTEAEIQQMIQKRQLKIQEMKHSVELSKEDSDREIADGFQVFTALKESVERSQAELINTIQEKQRKTEKQAEGFIKELEQEISELKKRSTEVVQLSRSEDHLHLLQSFPSLNAAPPTKDWTGVSVSPSSYEGTVVRAVNQLEETLSKQMKKLFEAELKRVHQYAVDVTLDPDIVHPVPTQSNDKKQVNQVDNCRCVLSKQAFTSGRFYFEVQVKRWSRWILGVARKLTNMKEKITLSPSNGYWTVCRRSGSGYFAPADPSVCLSLKSKPEKVGVFVDYEEGLVSFYDVDAAALIYSFTGCSFTEKLYPFFSPCSHDGVTIHARYRECVLL encoded by the coding sequence ATGTCTGCTGCCAGCTGTCTGCTGActgaagatcagtttctgtgctccatctgtctggatgtgttcactgatccagtcaccacaccatgtggacacaacttctgtaAAACCTGCATCACTAAACACAGGGATATTAATGTCCTATGCCAGTGTCCCAACTGTAAAAAGGTTTTCTCAACTAGACCTGAGCTGCAGGTCAATACTTTCATCTCTGAGATGGCTGctcagttcagacagtcagctcaacagaaagccagcagcagcagcagctcagagcaacaagctgccaaaccaggagaagttccctgtgacgtctgcactggaaccaaactgaaggccctgaagtcctgcctggtgtgtctggtctcctactgtgagactcacctggagcctcatctgacaAGGTCAGCtctgaaaagacatcagctgattgaccctgtggagaacctggaaggcaggatgtgtacgaagcacgataaactgctggagctgttctgtaagacagaccagatgtgtgtctgcatgctctgcaCTGTTTTAGACCACAAAACACATGATTttgttcctctgaaagaaggatatgaaggaaagaaggccgagctggggaagacagaggctgaaattcagcagatgatccagaagagacaactgaagattcaggagatGAAACACTCAGTGGAACTCAGTAAGGAAGATTCAGACAGAGAGATTGCAGATGGTTTTCAGGTCTTCACCGCTCTGAAAGAGTCTGTTGAGAGAAGCCAGGCCGAGCTCATCAACACGATCcaagagaagcagagaaagacagagaaacaggctgaaggcttcatcaaagagctggaacaggaaatctctgagctgaaGAAGAGAAGCACTGAGGTGGTGCAGCTCTCACGCTCTGaagaccacctccacctcctccaaagCTTCCCGTCCCTGAACGCTGCTCCACCCACCAAGGACTGGACAGGAGTCAGCGTCAGTCCATCTTCATATGAGGGGACTGTGGTGAGAGCTGTGAATCAGCTGGAGGAGACGCTCAGTAAACAGATGAAGAAGCTGTTTGAGGCCGAGCTGAAGAGGGTCCACCAGTATGCAGTGGATGTGACACTTGATCCCGATATAGTACATCCCGTACCCACCCAGTCAAATGATAAAAAGCAGGTAAATCAGGTTGACAACTGTAGATGTGTCTTATCGAAGCAGGCTTTCACTTCAGGAAGATTTTACTTTGAGGTTCAGGTTAAAAGATGGTCTAGATGGATTTTAGGAGTGGCCAGAAAGTTGACCAACATGAAGGAAAAGATCACTCTGAGCCCCTCAAATGGTTACTGGACAGTTTGTCGTAGGTCGGGAAGTGGGTACTTTGCTCCTGCTGACccatcagtctgtctctctctgaagtcaaAGCCTgagaaggtgggggtgtttgtggattatgaggagggtctggtctccttttatgatgttgatgctgcagctcttatctactcctttactggctgctccttcactgagaaactctaccCATTTTTCAGTCCTTGTTCACATGATGGTGTTACAATCCATGCGCGTTATAGGGAATGTGTATTACTCTGA
- the LOC141766557 gene encoding E3 ubiquitin-protein ligase TRIM21-like: protein MSAASCLLTEDQFLCSICLDVFTDPVTIPCGHNFCKTCITQHWDINVLCQCPNCKEVFNTRPELRVNTFISEMAAQFRQSAQQKASSSSSEQQAAKPGEVPCDACTGTKLKALKSCLVCLDSYCETHLEPHLTRSGLKRHQLIDPVENLEGRMCTKHDKLLELFCKTDQMCVCMLCTVLDHKTHDVVPLKEGYDGKKAELGNTEAEIQQMIQKRRLKIQEMKHSVELSKEDADREIADGVQVFTAMKESVERSQAELINTIQEKQRKTEKQAEGFIKELEQEISELKKRSTEVDQLSRSEDHLHLLQGFPSLNALPTKTWTEVSVRPSTYEGTVVRAVNQLEETLSKQMKKLFEAELKRVQQSAVDVTLDPDTANPYLILSDDGQQVNCGERKNLPDNPERFDTCPSVLAKQSFSSGRFYYEVQVKGKTEWDLGVARESINRKGIITLNPQNGYWTIWLRNKNEYKACAGPLVSLSLKSQPEKVGVFVDYEEGLVSFYDVDAAALIYSFTGCCFTEKLYPYFSPSLNYGGKNSAPLIISPVNHTE, encoded by the coding sequence ATGTCTGCTGCCAGCTGTCTGCTGActgaagatcagtttctgtgctccatctgtctggatgtgttcactgatccagtcaccataccatgtggacacaacttctgtaAAACCTGCATTACTCAACACTGGGATATTAATGTCCTATGCCAGTGTCCCAACTGTAAAGAGGTTTTCAACACTAGACCTGAGCTGCGGGTCAATAccttcatctctgagatggctgctcagttcagacagtcagctcaacagaaagccagcagcagcagctcagagcaacaagctgccaaaccaggagaagttccctgtgacgcctgcactggaaccaaactgaaggccctgaagtcctgcctggtgtgtctggactcctactgtgagactcacctggagcctcatctgacaAGGTCAGgcctgaaaagacatcagctgatcgaccctgtggagaacctggaaggcaggatgtgtacgaagcacgataaactgctggagctgttctgtaagaccgaccagatgtgtgtctgcatgctctgcaCTGTTTTAGACCACAAGACACATGATGTTGTTCCTTTGAAAGAAGGATATGATGGAAAGAAGGCCGAGCTGGGAAACACAGAGGCTGAAAttcagcagatgatccagaagagacgactgaagattcaggagatGAAACACTCAGTGGAGCTCAGTaaggaagatgcagacagagagatagcagatggtgttcaggtcttcaccgctATGAAGGAGTCTGTTGAGAGAAGCCAGGCCGAGCTCATCAACACGATCcaagagaagcagagaaagacagagaaacaggctgaaggcttcatcaaagagctggaacaggaaatctctgagctgaaGAAGAGAAGCACTGAAGTGGATCAGCTCTCACGCTCTGaagaccacctccacctcctccaagGCTTCCCGTCCCTGAACGCTCTACCCACCAAAACCTGGACAGAAGTCAGCGTCCGTCCATCTACGTATGAGGGGACCGTGGTGAGAGCTGTGAATCAGCTGGAGGAGACGCTCAGTAAACAGATGAAGAAGCTGTTTGAGGCCGAGCTGAAGAGGGTCCAGCAGTCTGCAGTGGATGTGACACTTGATCCTGATACAGCAAATCCCtacctcatcctgtctgatgatggaCAACAAGTAAACTGTGGTGAAAGAaagaatctcccagacaacccaGAGAGATTTGATACCTGTCCTAGTGTCTTAgcaaagcagagtttctcttcaggaaGGTTTTACTACGAGGTTCAGGTTAAAGGGAAGACTGAGTGGGATttaggagtggccagagagtcgatcaacaggaagggaaTAATCACACTGAATCCTCAGAATGGTTACTGGACGATATGGTTGAGGAATAAAAATGAGTACAAAGCTTGTGCTGGCCCTCTAGTCAGTCTCTCCCTGAAGTCTCAGCCTgagaaggtgggggtgtttgtggattatgaggagggtctggtctccttttatgatgttgatgctgcagctcttatctactcctttactggctgctgcttcactgagaaactctaccCATACTTTAGTCCCAGTCTTAACTATGGAggtaaaaactctgcccctctgatcatctctcctgtcaatcacactgaGTAG
- the LOC141766558 gene encoding E3 ubiquitin-protein ligase TRIM21-like, with protein MSAASCLLTEDQFMCSICLDVFTDPVSTPCGHNFCKTCITQHWDVNVLCQCPNCKEVFNTRPELQVNTFISEMAAQFRQSAQQKASSSSSEQQAAKSGEVPCDVCTGTKLKALKSCLVCLDSYCETHLEPHLTMSGLKRHQLIDPVENLEGRMCTKHDKLLELFCKTDQMCVCMLCTISDHKTHDVVPLKEGYEGKKAELEAEIQQMIQKRRLKIQEMKHSVELSKKDADREIADGVQVFSALKESVEKSQAELIDTIKGKRRKTEKQAEGFIKELEQEISELKKRSTEVERLLLSEDHLHLLQGFSSLNTALPTKNWTEVSVRPSTYEGTVVRAVNQLEETLSKQMKKLFEVELKRVQQSAVDVTLDPDTAHTKLILCDDGKQVKRGDVRKNLPDNPERFDTCPNVLAKKSFSSGRFYYEVQVKGKIEWDLGVARESINRKGAITLSPQNGYWTIWLRNTKEYKALADPRVCVSLKSQPEKVGVFVDYEEGLVSFYDVDAAALIYSFTGCCFTEKLYPYFSPSLNYGGKNSAPLIISPVNHSE; from the coding sequence ATGTCTGCTGCCAGCTGTCTGCTGACTGAAGATCAATTTatgtgctccatctgtctggatgtgttcactgatccagtcagcacaccatgtggacacaacttctgtaAAACCTGCATCACTCAACACTGGGATGTTAATGTCCTATGCCAGTGTCCCAACTGTAAAGAGGTTTTCAACACTAGACCTGAGCTGCAGGTCAATAccttcatctctgagatggctgctcagttcagacagtcagctcaacagaaagccagcagcagcagctcagagcaacaagcTGCCAAATCAGGAGAAGTTCCCTGTGACGTCTGcactggaaccaaactgaaggccctgaagtcctgcctggtgtgtctggactcctactgtgagactcacctggagcctcatctgacaATGTCAGgcctgaaaagacatcagctgatcgaccctgtggagaacctggaaggcaggatgtgtacgaagcacgataaactgctggagctgttctgtaagaccgaccagatgtgtgtctgcatgctctgcaCTATTTCAGACCACAAGACACATGATGttgttcctctgaaagaaggatatgaaggaaagaaggccgagctggaggctgaaattcagcagatgatccagaagagacgactgaagattcaggagatGAAACACTCAGTGGAGCTCAGTAAGaaagatgcagacagagagatagcagatggtgttcaggtcttcagcgctctgaaggagtctgttgagAAAAGCCAGGCCGAGCTCATCGACACGATCAAAGGGAAgcggagaaagacagagaaacaggctgaaggcttcatcaaagagctggaacaggaaatctctgagctgaaGAAGAGAAGCACTGAGGTGGAGCGGCTCTTACTCTCTGaagaccacctccacctcctccaagGCTTCTCGTCCCTGAACACTGCTCTACCCACCAAAAACTGGACAGAAGTCAGCGTCCGTCCATCTACGTATGAGGGGACTGTGGTGAGAGCTGTGAATCAGCTGGAGGAGACGCTCAGTAAACAGATGAAGAAGCTGTTTGAAGTTGAGCTGAAGAGGGTCCAGCAGTCTGCAGTAGATGTGACACTTGATCCTGATACAGCACATACCAAACTCATCCTGTGTGATGATGGAAAACAAGTTAAACGTGGTGATGTAAGgaagaatctcccagacaacccaGAGAGATTTGATACCTGTCCTAATGTCTTAGCAAAGAagagtttctcttcaggaaGGTTTTACTACGAGGTTCAGGTTAAAGGGAAGATTGAGTGGGATttaggagtggccagagagtcgatcaacaggaagggagCAATCACACTGTCTCCTCAGAATGGTTACTGGACGATATGGTTGAGGAATACAAAGGAGTACAAAGCTCTTGCTGACCCTAGAGTATGTGtctctctgaagtctcagcctgagaaggtgggggtgtttgtggattatgaggagggtctggtctccttttatgatgttgatgctgcagctcttatctactcctttactggctgctgcttcactgagaaactctaccCATACTTTAGTCCCAGTCTTAACTATGGAggtaaaaactctgcccctctgatcatctctcctgtcaatcactctgagtAG
- the LOC141766860 gene encoding zinc finger protein RFP-like, with amino-acid sequence MSAASCLLTEDQFLCSICLDVFTDPVTIPCGHNFCKTCITEHWDINVLCQCPNCKEVFNIRPELQVNTFISEMATQFRQSAQQKASSSSSEQQAAKSGEVPCDVCTGTKLKALKSCLVCLESYCETHLVPHLTRSALKRHQLIDQVENLEGRMCTKHDKLLELFCKTDQMCVCMLCTISDHKTHDVVPLKEGYDGKKAELEDEIQQMIQKRRLKIQEMKHSVGLSKEDADREIADGVLVFTTLKESVERSQTELIDTIKEKQRKTEKQVEGFIKELEQEISELKKRSTEVEQLLLSEDHLHVLQSFTSLNTALPIKDWTQVSVRPSLYEGTVVRAVNQLEETLSKQMKKLLEAKLKRVQQSAVDVTLDPDTANPYLILSDDGKQVNCGDVKKNLPNHPERFDTSVCVLAKQSFSSGRFYYEVQVKGKTEWTLGVARESINRKGKIILSPQNGHWTIWLRNEMEHKALADPRVLLSLKSQPEKNIPLDALSVI; translated from the coding sequence ATGTCTGCTGCCAGCTGTCTGCTGActgaagatcagtttctgtgctccatctgtctggatgtgttcactgatccagtcaccataccatgtggacacaacttctgtaAAACCTGTATCACTGAACACTGGGATATTAATGTCCTATGCCAGTGTCCCAACTGTAAAGAGGTTTTCAACATTAGACCTGAGCTGCAGGTCAATACTTTCATCTCTGAGATGGCTActcagttcagacagtcagctcaacagaaagccagcagcagcagctcagagcaacaagcTGCCAAATCAGGAGAAGTTCCCTGTGACGTCTGcactggaaccaaactgaaggccctgaagtcctgcctggtgtgtctggaatcctactgtgagactcacctggtGCCTCATCTGACACGGTCAGCtctgaaaagacatcagctgatcgacCAAGTGGAGAACCTTGAAGGCAGGATGTGTACGAAGCACGATAAACTGCTGGAACTGTTCTGTAAGACCGACcagatgtgtgtctgcatgctctgcaCTATTTCAGACCACAAGACACATGATGttgttcctctgaaagaagGATATGATGGAAAGAAAGCTGAGCTAGAGGATGAAATTCAacagatgatccagaagagacgGCTGAAGATTCAGGAGATGAAACACTCAGTGGGGCTCAGTaaggaagatgcagacagagagatagcagatggTGTTCTGGTCTTCACCActctgaaggagtctgttgagAGAAGCCAGACCGAGCTCATCGACacgatcaaagagaagcagagaaagacagagaaacaggtTGAAGGcttcatcaaagagctggaacaggaaatctctgagctgaaGAAGAGAAGCACTGAGGTGGAGCAGCTCTTACTCTCTGAAGACCACCTCCACGTCCTCCAAAGCTTCACCTCCCTGAACACTGCTCTGCCCATTAAGGACTGGACACAAGTCAGCGTCCGTCCATCTTTGTATGAGGGGACTGTGGTGAGAGCTGTGAATCAGCTGGAGGAGACGCTCAGTAAACAGATGAAGAAGCTGCTTGAGGCCAAGCTGAAGAGGGTCCAGCAGTCTGCAGTGGATGTGACACTTGATCCTGATACAGCAAATCCCtacctcatcctgtctgatgatggaAAACAAGTGAACTGTGGTGATGTAAAGAAGAATCTCCCAAACCATCCAGAGAGATTTGATACTAGTGTTTGTGTCTTAgcaaagcagagtttctcttcaggaaGATTTTACTACGAGGTTCAAGTTAAAGGGAAGACTGAGTGGACTttaggagtggccagagagtcgatcaacaggaaggggAAAATCATACTGTCTCCTCAGAATGGTCACTGGACGATATGGTTGAGGAATGAAATGGAGCACAAAGCTCTTGCTGACCCTAgagtccttctctctctgaaatctcAGCCTgagaag